Proteins co-encoded in one Haladaptatus sp. ZSTT2 genomic window:
- a CDS encoding phenylacetate--CoA ligase family protein has product MADYPHRLHRAVDFDRIETEYPPPEEFLADDGFFYASREEIRERKEQRLKWKVEQAWEIPFYRRRWEAAGITPDDINGLDDINKIPIYTIEDIRKSIDDHPPYGDYQGAALHNPDDAPLRMFMSGGTTGAPRPQIFTADERVIQALSIARAMYMHGIRPGDVALNTWAFSTHNGAWIVDYGFYHWLGVTDITTSTGTVTPSTEQLEHARRWDVDTIYAFPSYLLRLAEVAEQQGYDPKTDFNLKTISTYGPQNERDLVEEAWGVPVYNNYAFHEVNTISASCAERDGMHIFEDLFHIQIVDSETGEEVEPGETGEIVVTELYKTGAPQVRYNIKDLSAMVETPCACGSKMHRLTDFLGRGDNMVKVRGINVWPEAVGQVLTDHDRVSAEYFIFADADDNRNTTLTALVEHKPGDSSTIPELEAELEAMLNAAFDVSIAVEVKAPGELASLTKIGQKTKIDRFEDRR; this is encoded by the coding sequence ATGGCTGACTACCCTCATAGACTGCATCGAGCGGTTGATTTCGACCGAATCGAAACGGAGTATCCGCCCCCAGAAGAGTTTCTCGCGGACGACGGTTTCTTTTATGCGTCGCGTGAGGAGATCCGCGAACGCAAAGAACAGCGGCTCAAATGGAAGGTCGAACAGGCGTGGGAGATTCCGTTTTACCGACGGCGCTGGGAGGCGGCGGGCATCACGCCCGACGACATAAACGGCCTTGACGATATCAACAAGATTCCAATCTATACCATCGAAGATATCAGAAAGAGCATCGACGACCACCCGCCGTACGGGGACTATCAAGGTGCTGCGCTGCACAACCCGGACGACGCACCACTCAGAATGTTCATGAGCGGTGGGACGACCGGTGCGCCGCGCCCACAGATTTTCACTGCCGACGAGCGCGTGATTCAGGCGCTCTCGATTGCTCGGGCGATGTACATGCACGGCATCCGCCCCGGCGACGTGGCGCTCAACACCTGGGCGTTTTCGACTCACAACGGCGCGTGGATCGTCGATTACGGCTTCTACCACTGGCTTGGCGTGACCGACATCACGACGAGTACGGGCACCGTCACCCCGAGCACCGAGCAGCTCGAACACGCGCGGCGTTGGGACGTAGACACCATCTACGCCTTCCCATCGTACCTGCTCAGACTCGCAGAGGTCGCAGAGCAACAGGGCTATGACCCGAAAACCGACTTCAATCTCAAGACGATTTCCACGTATGGCCCGCAGAACGAACGCGACCTCGTCGAGGAGGCGTGGGGCGTGCCGGTGTACAACAACTACGCCTTCCACGAGGTCAACACGATTTCTGCCTCGTGTGCGGAGCGAGACGGAATGCACATCTTCGAAGACCTGTTTCACATCCAAATCGTCGATTCTGAAACCGGCGAAGAAGTCGAACCGGGCGAGACCGGGGAAATCGTCGTGACCGAACTGTACAAAACCGGCGCGCCACAGGTTCGGTACAACATCAAAGACCTGTCTGCCATGGTCGAAACCCCCTGTGCCTGTGGGAGCAAGATGCACCGCCTCACGGACTTTCTGGGCCGCGGTGACAACATGGTCAAGGTTCGCGGCATCAACGTCTGGCCGGAAGCCGTGGGTCAAGTGCTCACCGACCACGACCGCGTCTCTGCTGAGTACTTCATCTTTGCCGACGCAGACGACAACCGAAACACGACGCTCACCGCACTGGTCGAACACAAACCGGGCGATTCGTCCACCATCCCCGAACTCGAAGCCGAACTCGAAGCCATGCTCAACGCAGCGTTCGACGTTTCAATCGCCGTCGAGGTGAAAGCGCCCGGCGAGTTGGCTTCCCTCACGAAAATCGGGCAGAAAACGAAAATCGATCGGTTCGAAGACCGGCGCTAA